TGAAATAGAAttttattaaatacattttgttgtcTGTATACAAGGAACATATCAAACGCTTACAAAGCAaagaaaatcattcaaaaatattctgTGTATAATAAATCTTATTCACGGTTTTAAAGTgcaaaaaatactttgaaacatgatttcaattacaaaatataactttaaatacatgaataaaaaaaaatagaattgagACACAATGGAGTTTGATATTGTGAAGGATGAAAGACTTTGGTGTCTTCGTGGTTCAGAAAATCAACTTGTCGTCTCCTCGCTGGAAACTGGAGTCGCCCTCCAGCTCCCCCGAAGCCGAGATGAGCTCAGCCTCCATCAGCGTGAATTCCTCAACGTCATGTCGCCCGTCTGCCGCACTTTCTCCTCTCTCGGATGTTTGTTGCACGCGCTCGTCCGCCTCCGGCACGAAGGTGGTGGCGGCTCGCTGGATGCGGGCCGACTTGCTCCTCAAACGGGCCATCAGCTCGTCTTCCCGCGACTGAAAACAGAAGCGGAGAAGTACACAATGATTTACAAAAACTGAAGGTTGGCTCTAAAAGGGAACAGTGGTTATAAAAGtcaacacacccctgttcaaatgccaggcttttgtgggggggggggggggggggaatgatttttttgtttttgtttttttgtgcaaactGACTCTTTGAACTGTGAGAAGAAAGTCAGGCTGCGGTACGAAACCTTGCGTCTGTCATTGGCGAGCCGAATCTTCTCCTCCATCTCCTCCTTGCTTGGCAGACGTTTGACCCTGAGGGACTCCAGTCTGGCGGGTGGGCGGCGTCTGATACCATCGCTGTCGTCcagctgacacacacacaaaaatgtacttaaaccatttttttttacattttaaatatgacattttgtcTCTTCAATTACCTccttttatctgtttttttttgtttgttttgtttttaattgtggtCCGAAAAAtagtttgtaaatgtaaaaaaggataataaaattacatttacactGAGAAATTAAATCCTCAGGAACTCAtctcattgtttaaaaaaaaaaaaaatcccttaagtatgagcctaaaaaaaaatatgaagtgaAATAATGTATTAGCCATTGTTCCCATAAGTCACTAGTTACTAGGCAGATTTCGTGTTTTGCTCACCTGCATTACATCGCAAAttacctcattcactcccagccattttcatgttctattgctataaaaacatggaacctaccaatagaaaaatgtctcttcgttcatcaggaaaaaaaaaaaaaaaaaaaaaagtacggtatattttttttatctgttagaattagcgttagaattagctaagtttcatcattattcacaaacctgttgaaaatacttgggaaaagagcttgtttcaacatggacctggttgatctcttatactttgctgccacctgctggtcgtttttttttttttttttttttgtaataactaccatcgctttaagcgaccacttcaggtcagaaactgcatcaaagccttcatacaaaaactctagcaaacaaaaacctaaaaaaacgtataaatacgtttttgggagtgaatgagttaagattaaGGAGGTAATATACACTCAAGAAAtgactacaaaatattttttgttcaaaCAGAACACAATTTTTCCCCAAATGTGCATGACCTTGGGGTCACCGCCCCACGTCTACCCACCAAGATGGTGTAGGCCTGCCCGGAGGCCGTCTCTCTGTTGGGTGTCACCGGGATGATCCCCTCATTCTGCAACTCTTCCAGGATGTCGCTGGACGTGGGGCGCTCTTGCATCGGCATATCCCGCCCCATTAAGCCCGGGAGCTTTACCGGCACCTCGCCGGGTAATGTCTCGCCATTCTCCACCGCCGTCGCCACCACCACGCCGCTATCCTCAGTCAGTTTGGACACAGCCGAGTCGCCGCGGTTGCATCTGCTTCCCGGGTCGTCCTGTTGACAGAGCACACAGATACTGTACTTACTTGCGAATTTTGTCTGTAGAATGCAAAACTGTTTGGCTGAAAAACACACAAGGTTTAGTACTACCATAAAAGATGGTAATTTCTGTTAGCCCATCTATGACATTTCACGCTatacattagcattaagctatcaAGTacgtgtgttgttttgttttttttaagtgatggTTAGGAAATatgtgtattgcattcactcgaaaaaaaacaacaacaaaaaaaccctttctgactaaaaaaatattccaaaaaacagagcaccaacttctgtttttcagagtattttttttggacctctgaactccaaatgacttgttgcagaccactgacctgtacatactgtatacatatacatatatatacatatacacatatacacatatacacatatatacatatatatatatatatatatatatatatatatatatatatatatatatatatatatatatatatatatatatatatatacacacatatatttatatatgactggctagccgatagcccatacacgctagTGCAAGCTGtttaagtcacagggcggccatcttgtttctTCGACGTTGCgtgcagactactgtataaactatacgatatacgtacagatgagacatatacagctcgtaggcagttagtataaggccggacgtggggtggggggtttgtgccggcgtggtcactatttttttaacaaggaaaaaaaaccaaaatggaACAAAACACCCACCCCTCCTCCGACCTTATACGAACTGCCAAAAGATgaatatgtctcatctgtacgtataccgtatagtttatagagtagtctgcttgcgaggtgggagtaacaagatggccgccctgtaactttttttttttttttccagcttgcACTCGCGTGtacgggctatcggctatccagtcatatatacaggtcagtggtctgaaacaagtcacttggagttcagaggtccaaaataaaaaaatactctgaaacacagaagttggtgctctgttttttgggaatatttttttcccagttttccTGAGTaatatcccccccacccccctgttttttttaaatatttttttcagaatttttcttatgacagaaaaaacaggaggaaaaattactttataaaaaaaaaaaaaaaaaaaagctccccccaaaaaataatcagaaagttttttttccccttgggggggaaaaaaaataatagcaatacgcttccgtaaaaaATACGTATAAGGTTTTGTTTATATAATTTTGGGAAATTATCCATGAGCGTTGTACACCTCTTATTAGTTTTTAATATTCGCATGAgttgtaaaatgtaatttattcccAAGTGCcacagagagaaaaaacaaaaaaaaactccactttTTTTCTTACCTCTTCCGTGGGTCGCAAAGGTCGAACCACCGTGGTGGCGCTCGAGCTGCCGCATCCCATACTATCCGCCTGACGTCCACGGAAGGAACACAAGCTTGGTTCAATGACACTTCAGTATTTCTTCTTCTCCTGTGTGAGGGGAAATAAAAATGCCCGTTCACGGCGACATTCTTTCACACAGACCCCACACCGAGCTTGTAGCTCAGCGTTGCTAGGCCGGTTGCTACAATAAATCTGACCCGTTTCAATAGGAGCCACCCGGGGGCAAGACACACGGCATAGTGGAGTCATGATGACTGGACGGTCGTCTACCGTTACAGAAAACCAGAAGTAATCACATCTCCCCGggtaaaaccaaaacaaaacaaacaaaaagctataAGAACACCTTTTCAGGTGTTGTGGGTGGACGCTGAAACCAGGAAAGAGGCAAAACACGCCAAAATCACCCACATTACAGGTGTTGGCCCACCATGTATTCAAGACGTGTAAACATTTACCTAAAACGCCAAAATGTGTTACTTATTATTGATACAATGGCAAGCGTACGTCAAGTGTCCGCTTGGCAAAACGGTCAGCGTTTTAATAGCCTTCCAGCAGTAGGCAGATAGGGCTCGTGCCTAGCAACATACCGCAGCCAATTCGCCCTAGTGCGCCTACGCGGCCGCCATATTGCAAAGGTCAAAAGACGAGCGGCTTAGCATCTAATTAATTGCCTCATATTTTGGAATATATTACCTttggtattttatttcaacaaaacatTGCAACTACCAAACATTTTATGGACGTTGTACTCTACAATTAAGATACTCAATTGAGGACAAAATTATTGATTTCAAGTTTTCAAGACAATGTTGCAACAAACCAGCAACTTCTGAGGCATACAATGCCAATTTGATTCTGTACCAAAACATCACTTTTTAAATGTAGGACCCATTTTTTGCCACCCCAAGGGGGATaaaggagagagagagtgagagaggaaaaaaaaaaaaaaaaaagcagcatccatccatcttgacCCCTCTGCCCTGGGATTAACAGCGAGCACAGGtaagggaaaacaaaacactttgttttattgatgtaacgaaccttttttttttttttttgtattttactttttattactCTTCCAGTAATAAATGATAATCATGGCTTTAAAATTAAACTCAACTTTTTCCCTATCATCCAAAGTCACCCTTGTCCATTTAAACACGCAatagaaaaatatatacttaaTACTTTGTACAATACTGGTTTTGGTCCAAACAAAAGTGGATCAGAAAAGCCAATAAGCCTTTAGTCATCAAAGGCTCTCTAATTTGCATTTAAGCTCCTTTTAAATGGACTCGGGAAACTTTGAATGTAGGAATTTACACAATAAATtctaaagacaaaacaaaaagctgaATGCAGAGTTGAACatgaacagaaaagaaaaatcatcttcacatatttaaaaaaaaaaaaaatcactatttaCAGTTATGATATTCAAAGGCCAGttaagagagagagcgagcgagagagagaaaggtaAAGGGAGAGTGTGAGGATCGAGAAAGATGAGAGAGAAACCACAGCAGGCCAAAAACATGTAACATGAAAAGTATGCATTTACAAAGTCCTAAGGATTTAAGCGTCATCCTCCGCAGTGCATGGTACACACTTCTACCCTCCGTCCTGCCCCGTCGGCTGGCTGTCCGTCCACACCCACCATTTTGTTAAGAAACATTCATTTGCTTGCAAGTAATATTCACTCATTTCTCATAcacgcgcacatacacacacacacctccagTCTGTACATTAGGGagctgagggggaaaaaaagaaaaaaaagaaaaagaaaagaaaaacacgcCCATCTCTGTACATACAGCACACGACGCTACAGCTGTCTGTAGCGCTCCGCACGTCACAGCTCTGGAAAGTCTCCACTCGTACATTAAATCAACGGGATGCTGCTGTGAGCAGTTTTTGTggttttattacaaaaaagaagCCTCGGGTCGAGCAAAAAATAGAGATATGTCCATCGGCGTCTTTGATTGTTGTCGAGTGTTCAGTCGGAGCCGCCATCCTTCCTcgtgaagaggaaaaaaaaaaaaaaaaaaaaggggaaaaagtcAATTTCAGTCCAAGTTGAATGCTTCATCCCGAATCGGCCGTCTATTTCCGGCGCCGCACCCCCATCTTGATCTTGCGCCCGGCGATCGTTTGCTGCCCAGCGGGCGACTGCGTGAAGGATTTGGATGACCTGGAAGACAGGATTAGTAAAGTTAAGAACCTGAGAGGGCAGATATTACATTCCATTCAAAATGGAAATTGGAATTTTTGGTGGTAAACGAAAAAAAGAGGCCAGTTACCCGATGTTGAAAGCGAGGGGTTGTGAAAAGTTAAACCCGCTGCTGCCAGGAGCAGACGGGGCGGGTGGCGCGGCTGCCCCAGCTCCAAAACTGAAAACTCCCGTGCTGTTGGTGGACCCGAACACGTTGGCTCCCCCAAACTGAAAGCCTCCGCCTAAAGACAACAAAACGTCTTCATCGCGCTCCAAAATGCTCAGACAAGATGAAAAGGGTTGCCGGGACGGAGACGGACCTTGCGTGGAGTTGGCGGTGGAGGCGCCGAACGCGGGCGTGGAGTTGGCCTGCTGGCCAAAGATGggcgctgcggcggcggcggcgggcttgGCGCCGAACGCAGGGGTTTGGGAAGCGGCCGACGGGAACGGCGAGCTGAATGATGAGCCGAACGCCGGCGTCTGATTGGCTCCGAACTGGGTGGCGTTTGATGGGTTGGTTAGGAAGGGGTTGGGAGCTGTGGAAGGACAGGAAGTGATTGATGTCAGTGGAAGAAATATTGAACAGATGTACATTCAAAAAGTTTACACAAGGTCAAAGGTTATATACAGAGATAacactaatccaatatttatacaactaaaaaaaataatgaattgatggagtttaaccacctaaaaatgatgtataaagcccatcatgaaattttaccaacatgcaaataaaaaaaataaaaaaatgaaagagtacaaattaagaggaactgatattttttccaaacctaaatacggaacaaaacaaaaagaatgtatttcaactcattgtgtcagtttgtggaacaatctggattataaaTAAACTCagtccatttgtatttaaaaaaaaaaatgtataaaagctcaATTAGTTAATATGTAGTACAAAGGTCATGTTGCTGAATTACTTTGTTAAATTGAAAGAATCTTGACTGCttgtcatttttgtgtgttGCTCAGACGCAGATTTTCTTACTTGCCCCATTCATTTTTCTAAAAGAATGAAAAATCtttaatttcttttatttttttaaagaattaaatctttaatttttttaaataatgaaataaatcttcaattttttatttttttttaaagaatgaaatatatctttcattttttattttttaaaaataatgaaataaatctttaatttcttttttaaaacatttaaataaatctttaatattttttttaaatgaaataaacctttaatttctttttttaatgaaatacttttttgtattttttttaaagaataattttttttatttttttttaaatgaaataaattttttattttaaagaatgaaatacatctttaatttcttttatttttcttaaagaattaaatgtttaatttcttttattttttaaagaatgaaatcttttattttatttaaaagaatgaaatcatttttttttaaagaatgaaataaaacttgttttattttttaaaaaaagaatattttttttcttttcttttttaaataatgaaataactaatttctttaaaaaaaatttaaagaatgaaatacatTTCTGAATTGAAGATCCAGACCTGCAGAGGGCATAGCAGACAGTGCCGACCCTCCAAAGTTGATGGAAGATGCAGCGGTAGGCGCGGGCGTGCCACCACCGAAGATGAAGGGCTGCGCCACTGGAGGCGGGGCAGAGTTGACAGGCGCGGCCGACGAGGTGTCCTGGCTTTGCCCGAAGACAAAGACTGGGGGAGCGTCGCTGGCCGCCGGGGCGGCTGCGGCCCCGGCTTGACCAAACAGGAAAGGGCCGGGAGTCGCGGCGGGGACGGGGGCGGGAGCGGGAGCGAGTGCCTGGTTGCCGCTGCCAAAGACACTGGCGGTCGGGGTGGACGTGGTGCTGCTGGTCGTGGCTGCGTTGCTTCCCATAAAGAAGTACGGCATCTTGGGAGCATCAGAAGCTGTCCGGAGCAAAAGAACGATCGCTTAGTCATCACcatgttccaactatgccttgcatttgcatttttagggttggaacacccatgtaactaggaaAGGGCATGGAAAAccaaatagagagggtgaggagagggaTCTTCAGAGCGTGCAGGAGTGACTTGTattagtcagttcctctcctctctcctcgcgagccctgaactgagtgtcttctctcctttttgtgtcgtgtttaatagatgtcaaacaggtaaccctgacactaattcacaaatctgcttcgaATTGTGGGGTAAcaccttgttttcatcatggcccttgTTGACCTATTATACTGTttccacctactggccgttttttgtaattactactacttttttcacccattctctgcagttgagaggctgcatcaaagccttctgtatgctctagcaacaAATACATCTTcaggacacttaatacatttaaaatagaacatacatGTTtgttggagcaaatgagttaaaggcctTTGCATTCATTTCACTGTGGAAAGATAATTTGCCATGTGAGTGTTTTGGGTTAAGAATATGGTCATGGAATTAACAAACATATCATACGTATTTTTTGGTGTGTTAATGTCATGCTTTTGTTGTTTCTGTGTGTGCGTAGCCAAATCAAATACCTGCAGCACTTTGCCCAAACACAAAAGAGGAATTTGCGGCTTTTGAACTGGACGCGTCGCTCTTGTCAGCTGGTTTTCCAAAAGTAAAAGCAGGTGGAGCCGGCGGCTGCTGCTGCGCCGCCATAGCGTTGGGCTTGCCGAAGGAAAATGTCCCCGGAATGGCGGGCGCTGCCCCAGCGTCCTTACTCGCGCCACCAAAGGCAAAGGCAGACGGCGTGGAGGCGGCCGacgcctccttcttctcctcctctggCTTGCCAAACGTGAACGTGGGAGCGACAGCGGGCAGCGAGCCAAAGGTGGAGCCCCCTAGTGGCGTGGAGGTGGCCAGTGTGGGCGTCCCGAACACCGACCCGGAGGCGACGGTGATGGCGCTGGTGTCTTTTGCCACACTGTCGTTGCTGCTGCTCTTCTCCTGAGAGGCCGCGGGCGCGCTTATGGCAACAGAGGACGACGAGGCGGGGATATCTGACGGCTTGTTTTCCTCGGGTTTGGAAAGGCCAAAGCTGAAGGATGTCTTGGCGCTGCTATTTTCCGTACCCGATGATCCCGCCTCTATTGAGCTCCCGCCGCTTGATCCGAACTTGAAGAAGTCTCCGACTGCAGGCTGCTCCGGCTTCTTATCATTACCGGGGGAAATCCCGAATTTAAAGCCCCCGGATGGGGTGTTGAACTTGAACCCGAGTGAGGTATTGGTGTCTTTTGACGGGGCTTCTGAGGAGGGATTTCCAAATGGGATGCCAAACTTGAATCCTCCCGATGAGGAGGTGGTGGAGGATTCCGACGAGGACACGCCAAACTTGAACCCTCCAGATGTGGACGCCGAAGTGCTGTTAGATGTGCCGAATGTGAAACCTCCAGAAGTAGAGGTAGTAGAAGATCCTGAAGTTGAATAAGTACAAGAACCAGTCAGTCTCTCAAGCATGTGATCAAGACTTGGGGGGTCTGCTTGTTACCTTGGGTCTCCGCCTGCGTTCCAGGTTTGGTCGCCTGACAAGCGACGCACTTGAGGTCGGCGGCCTTGTTCTGCAGCAGACACATGTCGCATTCCCAGGAGTTTTCGGGCTTCTTGAACTTGTCCGCCAAGCTGATCGACGGCACGCTGCCGGCTGCAGAGAGAGCTCCTAAAGATGCTCCTGTTGGGAAAAATATttgatgtcagtttttttttttttatgtcccaaaatttacttaaaaggggaagtcaagccaATTAATtacattcaattacaatttcaattacactacacaattgcaaaatcagcat
This portion of the Festucalex cinctus isolate MCC-2025b chromosome 19, RoL_Fcin_1.0, whole genome shotgun sequence genome encodes:
- the stmnd1 gene encoding stathmin domain-containing protein 1, translating into MGCGSSSATTVVRPLRPTEEDDPGSRCNRGDSAVSKLTEDSGVVVATAVENGETLPGEVPVKLPGLMGRDMPMQERPTSSDILEELQNEGIIPVTPNRETASGQAYTILLDDSDGIRRRPPARLESLRVKRLPSKEEMEEKIRLANDRRKSREDELMARLRSKSARIQRAATTFVPEADERVQQTSERGESAADGRHDVEEFTLMEAELISASGELEGDSSFQRGDDKLIF